Genomic DNA from Niabella ginsenosidivorans:
CCGATGCATAATTTAAAGCCTATGGGTTTGCCGCCCGATAGATTTCTTAATTGCCTTATAAACCCGATCAGCTCCCTGGGAGAGCTGAACGCTGTGTGATAGGGAGGTGATTCTACCGTAGTGCCCGGGGCAATATGCCGGATCTGTGCGATTTCCGGTGTGTTTTTTGCAGCCGGCAATATGCCCCCATGACCGGGTTTTGCACCCTGGGAAATTTTAATTTCGATCATTTTCACAGCAGGGATCTTTGCTTTTTCTGCAAACAGTTCCGGAGAAAAGTTGCCGTTTTCATCGCGACAGCCAAAATACCCGGTGCCGATCTGCCAGATCAGGTCGCCTCCGTGCTTTAAATGAAACTCGCTCAGGCCTCCTTCACCGGTGTTATGTGCGAAGTTTCCGATCTTTGCACCTGCATTCATTGCTTCAACTGCATTTGAGCTCAATGACCCGTAACTCATGGCAGAAATATTGAGGATACTGCCATTATAGGGTTGTTTGCAATCTTTGTTTCCAAAGAGCACGCGCGGATCATGATCCAGGGTATTAAAACCTTTCGGAGCAATAGAGTGACAGATCCATTCATATCCTGGTGCGTACACATCCAGTTGGGTGCCAAAGGGCATGGTGTCATTGTCTTCCTTGGCACGCTGGTAAACGGTTGACCGGTCGATCCGGTTCAGCGGACGACCGTCAATATCTGATTCAATAAAATACTGGTAGATCTTGGGGCGCAGCTCTTCCATCATATAACGCATACGGCCAAATACCGGGTATATGCGCCGGATAGTGTGCTTTGTTTGTACCATATCATAATAACCCATAAGGGAAAGCACCAATGTGGCCGCAAAGATAACATACCAGTTCTTGCTGATATACCAGGCAAGGAAGAACGTAACAATGAGCGACAACAGGGATACAAAAATAAATATGCGTCTCATAGAAAACCGGTTCATTGAATAGACGAAAGTAAGAAGAAAAACCATTCCGTCAAGATCTGCTGAACGGAAGCCTGTTCCCGATGGAATGTATAAAATGCCGGCTGTTCCGGAACCAGCCATCACCTCCAAGGCGCAAACAGTCCCTGTTTCCTCACAGACCGTTTTTTCTTAAGAAATTATCCGTAACAGACTATTTGATATATATTTGCAATATAGTTGCAAATAAAGAATGAAAGTTGCAGGAACATATTACCAATATATGACGGCCATACTTTTGATGGCTTATTTGTTTATTGCGGCTCCTGTTCAGCTATGGCATCACCACCCTGTTATTAAGCAGGCAGGGCAAAACGGAAACGCGGTGCAGAGAGCCATATTGCAGCAAGGAGTTTTTTATTATACCAGAGACTGCCCTGTTTGCGACCATCAGTATTCAATATATCACCATTTTGTTTTTGAGGTAATAATACCATTCATTACCTGTGGCCTGCAAACGCATGTGTTTTATTTTCAGCCATCTTATTCTTTCTTTTACCTGTCTTTTTCCAATAAAGGGCCGCCCTGTTGCCATCTATCCTGTTTGTAAAATATCCGGAAGAAGATGTAACTGCTCAGTGCTCTTTTCCCGGAAAATAAAAATGGGTCTTAAAATAATTGAAGGACGGGGGTATCTCTTATTCCCGGTAAATGGCAGACGTGGAAATTTCCTTATTGCGTAAAGTCATTTCCTTATATAGTAAATCCTCAGATGCATACTATCTTATCTTTATTAATGATCAGGTTATGACCGGCAATCCTGTAACCAGGATGTTTTTTGTTGCTATTTCCGGTATCCGTTTTACCTGCGTCCCGCTCCGGCCCAAGCCATTACCGGTTCAGAAACAGAAGCCTTACTGTAAAAGAATGCCGGCCGGCATGGGGTATCCGGAACGTTCATTGAATTACGTTACTTCATTTTCATTATTCTATAATATAAAAAAATGGTTATGAAAGAGGATTTTAATTTTAGTCGCAGGCAGTTTATTAAAAGTACAGGTATGGCAGGGCTGGCAGTTAGTGTTGGCCTGGATTGGAAGCAGCAGGATGGCCTGCCTGCACCAATCGGGTGGGTCCAGCAGCCCCTGGGATACAGTTATAATGCACTGGAGCCGGTGATTGA
This window encodes:
- a CDS encoding FMN-binding glutamate synthase family protein, with protein sequence MRRIFIFVSLLSLIVTFFLAWYISKNWYVIFAATLVLSLMGYYDMVQTKHTIRRIYPVFGRMRYMMEELRPKIYQYFIESDIDGRPLNRIDRSTVYQRAKEDNDTMPFGTQLDVYAPGYEWICHSIAPKGFNTLDHDPRVLFGNKDCKQPYNGSILNISAMSYGSLSSNAVEAMNAGAKIGNFAHNTGEGGLSEFHLKHGGDLIWQIGTGYFGCRDENGNFSPELFAEKAKIPAVKMIEIKISQGAKPGHGGILPAAKNTPEIAQIRHIAPGTTVESPPYHTAFSSPRELIGFIRQLRNLSGGKPIGFKLCIGHKTEFIAVCKAMISQDTYPDFITVDGGEGGTGAAPQEFSNYVGAPLLDGLAFVDDILRGLNIRHHIKIIASGKITTGFHIARAAALGADACNCARAMMLAVGCIQALLCNTNRCPTGVATQDPKYTKGLVVDDKKHRVANFHKNTVRSFVELMGAAGLESMSDITRSHVYRRISLTSMHTFEEIFPSVKEGTLAEGNIPEKHKIDFEYADETHWGFVTVGSWSKKDPKEKKVEKIETKE